The stretch of DNA TCAAGGTTGGGTTGAGCAGAGGTTGATGCCTCTGAGGATTGCTGCAACATGGGGTTCATTGTTGCCCACTGCAAAAACGAATGCGCAGCCGTGAGCTAACTAACAGTCCGGTGCCCTAATTGTATGTGGGCTCTTGCAGGCACGGAATTGAGAGAAGAGCGTCATGCTGGCAATGGATATGCAAAAAATGGGGCCAAGTTGTGCTAATTTGCATCACCTCAAACGGGTCAGGAGAGTCCTCCGACACTTGTGCATTTTGCTGCCACTCAGGCCCGATGGAAGGCAGAGTTATTTGCTGCTGACGAGGTGGTGGAATTCCTTGACCTGCAAAGTTTCAAATCCTTCTATCAGAAATACTGTGCAAAGTTTGAAAATCATTGCATCAGCATAAATATTGCAGATAACATGTTTATATTTGCACTTTTTTTATAGTATAGTACCTTGGCAATCATATGTGTTCAGAGGACCAGAGTTCATAGGACCATAGTTTGCATGTGTGTAAATGGGCTCAGTAACAAGGTTGAAACCATCGCTGTGAAAATTGTCGGCTGCTCCAGCTCCTTATAAATTGAAACAGACATCCCAGAATCAGACAATTAAGCATAGGCGCATAGCGATGAACTCGAAGAGCAGTCAGAATTCAGGGACTGGTACCTTGGTAACCTTCATAAGCCTCAAGGTTATCAGCGATAGAATTTGGTTGCCTTGCGTCCACTGATACAACAGACGGGCCAACAGCAGCACCAGTGCCTAAAGGAATTCGTTCAGGAGCATCATCTTTCATTACATAATCATAAGGAATGTCCTCCAATCTGTTGTAGACATGCTCTTTCAACCTCTTCACTGAAGCCTGGATACAGGGCATCATACGTCCTTATGATCAAACGTTCAAGATTGTTTAACACCAACAATGTTGCAATATTAGTAGATATTGTTGCTGAGTTCAGCGTGTACCTTGTGATCTATGTCAAAATTTTCACATGCAATGTAATTACTACCAAATCTTGCTCCAACAAGATCATGCACGCAATTGAAAAAGAGCATCACAGCCCCATGGTCAGTCTGATACGCTTTGAGCAGCCTGTCTTCGAGAATGCACTTCCTAGCATGCCCTGTCATCTTTGACCAAGACTTGCCCTTATTTTTCATCTTTAGGATCTGCAGGCCAAGAAACCAAGATAACATCAAATAAATTATACAGACAGCTACAAAATAAGGACTAAATTAAATGATATTGCATATTTCTTTACTTTGTAAAGCTCGTCGGGATCCTTGTTCAAGGCCTTCAAGAAGTCCTGCACTGTGTTGATATTTGCCTCCTGAAGCCTCTGGTGGTAAGCTCCATCTCTGGCGATCGCCTTTATGCGATATACGTCATCATCTAATCTTGGAGAGTCACTCTTCTCATTTGCTGCAACAACGAAGTAATTTTTGCAAAAACCAAATCAAATAACCAGTAGGAAACCTGACAAAAAAAAGTATTAACCTAAATCAAATAATAATAGTAAATCTGACAAAAAGAAGTCTTATCTCATACGTTCGCTTCTGCGATCCTTAACCTCGACAGGCTCCATGATTGCTTCCCGAACCCGACCAGCAATCTTTTCGCTCTTGCAAAATCTTGCTGCCATGCTGAACTTCTTCCTGCATGAACCTTCCTTGAAACGGATCTGGCTAAGTTCTACCTCTCCATTGGTCAACCGCACAGTTCCTAGCACAAGCCTTTGCTCATCTCGACCTTGCACTATGTGCTTTTCAAACTCCTCTTCGGTCCAATTGTCCTGGACTTTTTTATAGAAGCTGCCATGTACAACCAATATCTCAATTTCCGCTTTGGAAAGTGGACCAGTTGTGATCATCTTGTCACCTTCAAACACCGCAACTTTGATAGCCACATTGTTCTCATCTGTTATGTCCTTATCCGTGTACAGAGGTGGCTTCCATTTGTTCAGGAAACCCAGATGAATGTTTGTGTTTGATCCACTGGAAGCAGCATGCTCCTGGTTTGGCTCTATTCTGAAACATCAACATGAATAGCATACAAAGGATGTAGCACAGAGATATATTCGGTTAGCATTTATGGATTTGTAACGCACACATACTTCATTGTTAATTCTTACCTGGTGTGTCGATCAGGATGGCGATTGGAATGTAGACGAGCCAGTTGTCTCTGCATTTTTTATACCAGGTTGTCACTACAGTTCATAAGAAAATCAACTGGATCCTCTGAATGAGATTAACATGTATGGTAGTTATTCTGGAGAAGATAAGCTAACCACTTCTTGGCCGAGACCCTCAATCTGCCCTTGGAAAGTTTCCAGTTTGCTCTGAACATGCCCTTGGAAAGCTTCCAGTTTGCTCTCAACTTGCCTCTGGCAGCTGTCCAGCTTGCTGaccaaaggaaaagaaaaagatgaAGAGAACTCAGCTTACTTTCACAAAATATATATCAGCCAAATTTACTTTAAAGGAAAACTAGATCAGTAATAACGACAATAGCAAGAGACAGTTCCAAACAAAAAAACTGAAATCTTTTTGTAGAGAGAACGATTAGAGATATTTCATATGGGAAAAAGGTGTACACATTGAACATAGGGAAGTATACAATGTAAGAAACACACGTACAACTAAATGAACTTAACCCTAGTTAATCGCAAAGTTTTTGCAGGCACTCATGGCTCACCTACCAACCCATCCTAGATGTGTCTCTCGAGCAGCGCTGCTATAAGGACCTACACAAAAAGAGACGAAATCTCACAAAATTCCTACACGCAGTATTTGCACTGGCCATAGTACTAATCTACAAGATAGAAGCCTTTTTCTTTTGCGGCTGAATA from Panicum hallii strain FIL2 chromosome 3, PHallii_v3.1, whole genome shotgun sequence encodes:
- the LOC112887955 gene encoding calmodulin-binding protein 60 F-like, yielding MERERGAVEQLPAKRMKLAVPVGVGGGGGLASPRSRRLRQTLLVVLFLVRASPRATVTAGVSRIGAMLDRAFHKYHGLITSKLDSCQRQVESKLEAFQGHVQSKLETFQGQIEGLGQEVRQLARLHSNRHPDRHTRIEPNQEHAASSGSNTNIHLGFLNKWKPPLYTDKDITDENNVAIKVAVFEGDKMITTGPLSKAEIEILVVHGSFYKKVQDNWTEEEFEKHIVQGRDEQRLVLGTVRLTNGEVELSQIRFKEGSCRKKFSMAARFCKSEKIAGRVREAIMEPVEVKDRRSEPNEKSDSPRLDDDVYRIKAIARDGAYHQRLQEANINTVQDFLKALNKDPDELYKILKMKNKGKSWSKMTGHARKCILEDRLLKAYQTDHGAVMLFFNCVHDLVGARFGSNYIACENFDIDHKASVKRLKEHVYNRLEDIPYDYVMKDDAPERIPLGTGAAVGPSVVSVDARQPNSIADNLEAYEGYQGAGAADNFHSDGFNLVTEPIYTHANYGPMNSGPLNTYDCQGQGIPPPRQQQITLPSIGPEWQQNAQVSEDSPDPFEWATMNPMLQQSSEASTSAQPNLEPHHLPQLLQTPPAAAPAWTVAQPPFPGQDQGPDCSAFPGSGHGNGW